A window from Fusarium musae strain F31 chromosome 8, whole genome shotgun sequence encodes these proteins:
- a CDS encoding hypothetical protein (EggNog:ENOG41) → MPSVGNPNGPSKNRLAARASSARKERRKRSQAPKDKVAKADTTRGARPGLLPTSGPRAKVSAKKARKIEKRLAHAMKRKMEAEGEAEMKDAPEVEGEGEKAEEVEMGDIQ, encoded by the exons ATGCCTTCCGTCGGCAACCCCAACGGCCCTTCTAAAAACCGCCTTGCGGCGCGCGCCTCGAGTGCCCGCAAAGAGCGACGCAAGCGATCACAAGCacccaaggacaaggtcgCAAAGGCCGATACTACACGAGGCGCAAGGCCAGGTCTTTTGCCCACGAGCGGACCTAGAGCCAAGGTAAGCGCCAAGAAGGCGCGCAAGATAGAGAAGAGGCTGGCGCACGCTatgaagagaaagatggaAGCTGAGGGTGAGGCGGAGATGAAGG ATGCGCCAGAGGTCGAGGGTGAGGgcgagaaggctgaggaggttgagatggGCGACATTCAGTGA
- a CDS encoding hypothetical protein (EggNog:ENOG41) yields the protein MSSSEDTPSVMSLDDEPPHRVPEGYYKHDKNWHQGPYACGQCYVHFAAQPALQRHAKASKHNILWVCEDEDCEMVGEAFETKPLFRRHVQKSSGHKDWSADETADDNDSVFTPSLNSGHRSAEDDVFGPFAAYGNICNEPCCRHYGTDYKCKSEFNRHADTGAHRIAANLNRVLLSTVPTASALQAEQEGLRSFRCTSRLCHRHGEVFSTAKSFFNHLKDDEHRDRWYVKFDDENLGYSSDRDVLPGIQFYAGGKKGRCVNEKCPRFRFQFDSYGAMKQHSRSLGHVRAEEDLGSTDANESDEEVWKKSAVHGMEVAEGGLLWKCTKQGCKKFNVVIKGLGNAKSHYSSDTHIMAAEEIVTSSDESVEHIEGMESLKDGDGWRCLKRGCRKFNKLFSHLGNAKKHAVGDSHALAEEPDSADENLDGLEYSMEEGVWTCVKPGCKRMNSIYQHLTSARKHASANIHTLAEEPAEEIVEGIEGMVALDEGSAYMCIKFGCKGSNKVYSNVRSAKLHANARPHMRAGEVSAFMPSQFNMDLFATPTRTPRNLLLTPMETEESTIVVTPGSPSAGRGTNAAGHLTGARNNSSARTVKAIRLRGPSINKQEELERKNRELENRVAKLEMQIGQVLGLQSPPIQNNARYQNPEVHQNSQAYQNSLVLPSSQVQQSAQVYQSAQLFQQMPEAPHETTCARVEGLSKFVRAPYRPKMSMSVDEDEL from the exons ATGTCTTCCAGTGAAGACACTCCTTCTGTCATGTCGCTCGACGACGAGCCTCCTCACCGAGTGCCTGAAGGCTACTAC AAGCACGACAAGAACTGGCACCAAGGTCCTTACGCGTGCGGGCAGTGTTATGTGCACTTTGCTGCTCAGCCTGCACTCCAGCGACATgccaaagcaagcaagcacaaCATCCTGTGGGtttgtgaggatgaagactgCGAGATGGTCGGAGAAGCTTTTGAGACAAAACCCCTCTTTCGCCGGCATGTCCAAAAGTCAAGTGGCCACAAGGACTGGTCTGCGGATGAGACTGCAGATGATAACGACTCGGTGTTCACACCATCTCTCAACTCTGGTCATCGGAGcgcagaagatgatgttttTGGGCCTTTCGCAGCATATGGAAATATTTGTAATGAGCCCTGTTGCCGACACTACGGTACGGATTACAAGTGCAAGTCCGAGTTCAACCGTCACGCAGACACAGGCGCTCACCGAATTGCCGCGAATCTGAACAGGGTCTTGCTCTCGACCGTCCCTACTGCCTCCGCACTCCAGGCCGAGCAGGAAGGTCTTCGTTCTTTCCGCTGCACTTCTCGTCTCTGCCATCGCCACGGGGAAGTCTTTAGTACAGCAAAATCATTCTTCAACCACCTGAAAGACGACGAACACCGCGACAGATGGTATGTAAAATTCGACGATGAAAACCTCGGTTACAGTAGCGATAGAGATGTCTTGCCCGGAATCCAGTTCTACGCTGGTGGAAAAAAGGGCAGATGCGTCAATGAGAAATGCCCTCGGTTTCGTTTCCAGTTTGACTCTTATGGTGCTATGAAGCAGCATAGCAGATCACTTGGTCACGTCCGGGCGGAAGAAGACCTGGGGTCTACCGACGCGAACGAATCAGACGAGGAAgtctggaagaagagcgcGGTACATGGCATGGAGGTTGCGGAGGGTGGATTACTCTGGAAGTGCACCAAACAGGGCTGCAAGAAATTCAACGTTGTCATCAAAGGGCTTGGAAATGCCAAGAGTCACTACAGCTCTGATACTCACATCATGGCTGCGGAGGAGATCGTCACTTCATCCGACGAGTCCGTGGAACATATCGAAGGCATGGAGTCCTTGAAAGACGGCGACGGCTGGAGGTGCCTCAAGCGCGGTTGCCGAAAATTCAACAAACTATTCTCGCATCTGGGCAATGCCAAAAAGCACGCTGTAGGTGATAGCCATGCCTTGGCCGAGGAGCCCGACTCTGCAGATGAGAACCTCGACGGGCTGGAGTACTCAATGGAGGAAGGTGTCTGGACTTGCGTTAAGCCTGGCTGCAAGCGAATGAACTCTATCTACCAGCATCTCACCAGCGCCCGAAAGCATGCCAGTGCTAACATTCATACTCTAGCTGAGGAACCTGCGGAGGAAATCGTGGAGGGCATCGAGGGCATGGTGGCTTTGGACGAGGGGAGTGCTTATATGTGCATCAAGTTCGGCTGCAAAGGGTCAAACAAAGTCTACTCCAACGTCCGCTCTGCCAAGTTGCACGCCAACGCTAGACCTCACATGAGGGCTGGCGAGGTTTCAGCTTTCATGCCCAGTCAGTTCAACATGGACTTGTTTGCAACCCCGACGCGAACTCCACGGAACCTACTGCTTACGCCCATGGAGACAGAGGAGTCGACCATTGTCGTCACCCCAGGAAGCCCCTCTGCTGGTCGTGGAACCAACGCTGCGGGCCATCTAACAGGCGCACGAAACAACAGCTCTGCTCGGACTGTGAAGGCGATTCGACTACGAGGGCCATCGATCAATAAGCAGGAAGAGCTTGAGAGAAAAAACCGAGAGCTCGAAAATCGGGTCGCCAAGCTAGAGATGCAGATTGGTCAGGTCCTTGGTTTACAGAGTCCTCCAATCCAGAACAATGCGCGCTATCAGAACCCCGAGGTTCATCAGAATTCTCAAGCTTACCAGAACTCCCTGGTTCTTCCGAGTTCTCAAGTTCAGCAGAGTGCGCAGGTTTACCAGAGTGCGCAGTTGTTTCAGCAGATGCCTGAAGCTCCTCATGAGACTACATGCGCTCGTGTTGAAGGTTTATCCAAGTTTGTGCGGGCACCGTACCGTCCTAAGATGTCAATGTccgttgacgaggatgaactGTGA
- a CDS encoding hypothetical protein (EggNog:ENOG41), with product MDDPVLDGGLLFMNEEDFVVDFASDDLESLPWNAPYDTNDAAFADVHQETTFADTVNSVNTNSFNIYSDHINPTSHNTQELLALDTTAIQLLHYLHELFLANNPKQSSSTIAVTNIRPLMDTKCGKRIKHNNQTTKNEDAARHQTL from the exons ATGGACGACCCGGTCCTCGACGGTGGTCTGCTCTTCATGAACGAAGAAGACTTCGTCGTAGACTTTGCAAGCGATGACCTGGAAAGCTTGCCATGGAATGCTCCATATGATACGAATGACGCAGCGTTTGCCGACGTACACCAGGAAACAACCTTTGCAGATACAGTCAACTCGGTTAATACGAACTCATTTAACATTTACTCCGATCATATCAACCCAACTTCACATAACACTCAAGAGCTGCTAGCTCTAGATACCAC AGCAATCCAATTACTCCACTACTTACAcgagctcttcctcgccaaTAACCCAAAGCAGTCCAGTAGCACTATCGCAGTCACGAATATCCGACCGCTTATGGACACAAAGTGCGGAAAACGCATCAAGCACAACAACCAGACGACGAAGAACGAAGATGCAGCCAGGCACCAGACCTTGTGA